From Acanthopagrus latus isolate v.2019 chromosome 22, fAcaLat1.1, whole genome shotgun sequence, the proteins below share one genomic window:
- the zc3h14 gene encoding zinc finger CCCH domain-containing protein 14 isoform X3, protein MVMVANKKTSQQMADDLSLFLGNNTIKFTTWLQGVLEKLRTVAVEPASVRHQLQSDSGAVAGKRRSSLSEDIRAEELKVLTVSSSRSDRTEARVSSSAHENRRGTTERSSSRLTSTVKPLMELLPSEAVIDIKPEMDDDFIAEDPVEIGTSHGRTRGAAGRPTAEIYRPGQSKFTSATSADTCRATEGSSHSRQQDSRSSRTSRMGSSKQEELSRKRKAPVASSVVRVNRAADEDSDDVEEEETGYGGRGVSSRVSLPSKPERKPTLPPAKQANRNLILKAISEAQDSITKTTAYPTIPQRQTVPVAPRTRLASSEEMTAAIQLVQDHLHSLAPRVPSYNSTELPPSRAPAPARSLASRLQLDLAERNDGGEQSHYGVEVAAGSDSKTFDTRSFIMSRPQLQQPAAGSQQRLQAREEVHSAIPRTVQAGYTLKERGDTASPKFIVTLDGVPSPLGILADCEMELDDVRPPTKVTEATVQVNREPKVSILQRLQGVVTSSEDDVMDIDMSEEDAVPLKKQKVLERCKFWPVCKSGDECSYHHPTTQCKTFPNCKFGDKCLFVHPNCKYDARCSKPECPFTHVSRRSTVAPPPRPAMQPVQNTTVCRFFPDCKKMECPFYHPKPCRFAGQCKRAGCTFYHPTTSVPPRHALKWTKTQSS, encoded by the exons ATGGTGATGGTAGCGAACAAGAAAACCTCCCAACAGATGGCCGACGACCTTTCGCTCTTCCTGGGAAACAACACCATTAAATTCACAACCTG gttaCAGGGTGTCCTAGAGAAGTTGAGAACTGTTGCAGTCG AGCCTGCATCCGTCAGACATCAGCTCCAGTCTGACAGTGGTGCGGTGGCTGGGAAGAGGCGGTCATCTTTGAGTGAAGACAtcagagcagaggagctgaaggtgCTGACGGTGTCCAGCTCTCGCTCTGATAGGACTGAAGCACGTGTGTCCAGTTCCGCTCATGAAAACAG GAGAGGCACCACGGAGAGGAGTTCCTCTCGACTCACCTCCACTGTGAAGCCCCTCATGGAGCTGCTCCCCTCAGAAGCTGTCATTGACATCAAACCGGAGATGGATGATGACTTCATCGCAGAGGACCCAGTGGAAATAGGTACCAGCCATGGTCGAACACGCGGCGCTGCTGGTAGACCCACAGCTGAAATCTACAGACCGGGTCAGAGCAAGTTTACATCTGCAACCTCTGCAGACACCTGTCGAGCCACAGAAGGATCCTctcacagcaggcagcaggacagcagaagcagcagaaccTCCAGAATGGGATCCAGTAAG CAGGAGGAGTTGTCACGGAAACGTAAGGCGCCAGTCGCAAGTTCGGTGGTGCGAGTGAACCGAGCAGCAGACGAGGACAGCGATGAcgtggaagaggaggaaacaggctACGGAGGAAGAGGCGTGTCCAGTAGAGTGTCCTTGCCCTCCAAACCAGAGCGCAA acCTACTCTTCCTCCAGCCAAGCAAGCCAACAGGAATCTGATACTGAAGGCTATCTCTGAGGCTCAGGACTCAATCACCAAAACCACAGCCTACCCCACAA TACCACAGAGGCAGACTGTTCCTGTGGCACCTCGTACTCGTCTGGCCAGCAGTGAAGAGATGACTGCAGCCATCCAGCTGGTTCAGGATCACCTCCACAGCCTGGCCCCCAGGGTTCCTTCCTACAACTCCACAGAACTACCTCCTTCGAGAGCACCTG CTCCAGCGAGATCTTTAGCCTCCCGCCTCCAGTTGGACTTAGCAGAGAGAAATGACGGAGGAGAGCAAAGTCACTATG GCGTTGAGGTTGCTGCAGGCAGTGATTCAAAGACATTTGACACCCGCTCCTTCATAATGAGTCGACCGCAGCTGCAACAACCTGCAGCCGGAAGCCAGCAGCGTCTTCAGGCAAGGGAGGAAGTCCATTCTGCTATACCACGCACTGTCCAGGCTGGGTACACACT TAAGGAGCGTGGTGACACTGCCAGTCCCAAGTTTATAGTGACATTAGATGGGGTACCAAGCCCTCTGGGGATTCTCGCAGACTGTGAAATGGAGTTGGATGACGTCAGACCACCCACAAAGGTCACAGAGGCGACGGTTCAGGTCAACAGGGAGCCCAAAGTTAGCATCCTTCAGAGACTACAGGGAGTAGTCACATCATCAGAAG ATGATGTGATGGACATTGATATGTCGGAGGAGGACGCTGTCCCTTTAAAGAAACAGAAGGTGTTGGAGCGCTGCAAGTTCTGGCCTGTTTGTAAAAGTGGAGACGAGTGCTCGTACCATCACCCTACTACACAGTGCAA gaCTTTTCCCAACTGCAAGTTTGGGGATAAATGCCTTTTCGTTCATCCTAATTGTAAATACGACGCCAGGTGTAGTAAGCCGGAGTGTCCCTTCACTCACGTCAGCCGCAGAAGCACAGTTGCTCCTCCACCCAGGCCTG CAATGCAGCCAGTGCAGAATACTACTGTGTGTCGCTTCTTCCCAGACTGCAAGAAGATGGAGTGTCCGTTTTATCATCCGAAG CCTTGTCGCTTCGCGGGGCAGTGCAAACGAGCCGGATGTACCTTCTACCACCCGACCACATCTGTGCCTCCAAGACACGCCCTGAAGTggacaaagacacagagcag cTAA
- the zc3h14 gene encoding zinc finger CCCH domain-containing protein 14 isoform X1 — protein MEIGTEISKKIRAAIKGKLQELGAYIDEELPDYIMVMVANKKTSQQMADDLSLFLGNNTIKFTTWLQGVLEKLRTVAVEPASVRHQLQSDSGAVAGKRRSSLSEDIRAEELKVLTVSSSRSDRTEARVSSSAHENRRGTTERSSSRLTSTVKPLMELLPSEAVIDIKPEMDDDFIAEDPVEIGTSHGRTRGAAGRPTAEIYRPGQSKFTSATSADTCRATEGSSHSRQQDSRSSRTSRMGSSKQEELSRKRKAPVASSVVRVNRAADEDSDDVEEEETGYGGRGVSSRVSLPSKPERKPTLPPAKQANRNLILKAISEAQDSITKTTAYPTIPQRQTVPVAPRTRLASSEEMTAAIQLVQDHLHSLAPRVPSYNSTELPPSRAPAPARSLASRLQLDLAERNDGGEQSHYGVEVAAGSDSKTFDTRSFIMSRPQLQQPAAGSQQRLQAREEVHSAIPRTVQAGYTLKERGDTASPKFIVTLDGVPSPLGILADCEMELDDVRPPTKVTEATVQVNREPKVSILQRLQGVVTSSEDDVMDIDMSEEDAVPLKKQKVLERCKFWPVCKSGDECSYHHPTTQCKTFPNCKFGDKCLFVHPNCKYDARCSKPECPFTHVSRRSTVAPPPRPAMQPVQNTTVCRFFPDCKKMECPFYHPKPCRFAGQCKRAGCTFYHPTTSVPPRHALKWTKTQSS, from the exons ATGGAGATTGGGACAGAGATAAGCAAGAAGATACGA gCTGCTATCAAGGGCAAGCTTCAAGAGCTCGGTGCTTATATTG ATGAGGAGCTTCCTGACTATATCATGGTGATGGTAGCGAACAAGAAAACCTCCCAACAGATGGCCGACGACCTTTCGCTCTTCCTGGGAAACAACACCATTAAATTCACAACCTG gttaCAGGGTGTCCTAGAGAAGTTGAGAACTGTTGCAGTCG AGCCTGCATCCGTCAGACATCAGCTCCAGTCTGACAGTGGTGCGGTGGCTGGGAAGAGGCGGTCATCTTTGAGTGAAGACAtcagagcagaggagctgaaggtgCTGACGGTGTCCAGCTCTCGCTCTGATAGGACTGAAGCACGTGTGTCCAGTTCCGCTCATGAAAACAG GAGAGGCACCACGGAGAGGAGTTCCTCTCGACTCACCTCCACTGTGAAGCCCCTCATGGAGCTGCTCCCCTCAGAAGCTGTCATTGACATCAAACCGGAGATGGATGATGACTTCATCGCAGAGGACCCAGTGGAAATAGGTACCAGCCATGGTCGAACACGCGGCGCTGCTGGTAGACCCACAGCTGAAATCTACAGACCGGGTCAGAGCAAGTTTACATCTGCAACCTCTGCAGACACCTGTCGAGCCACAGAAGGATCCTctcacagcaggcagcaggacagcagaagcagcagaaccTCCAGAATGGGATCCAGTAAG CAGGAGGAGTTGTCACGGAAACGTAAGGCGCCAGTCGCAAGTTCGGTGGTGCGAGTGAACCGAGCAGCAGACGAGGACAGCGATGAcgtggaagaggaggaaacaggctACGGAGGAAGAGGCGTGTCCAGTAGAGTGTCCTTGCCCTCCAAACCAGAGCGCAA acCTACTCTTCCTCCAGCCAAGCAAGCCAACAGGAATCTGATACTGAAGGCTATCTCTGAGGCTCAGGACTCAATCACCAAAACCACAGCCTACCCCACAA TACCACAGAGGCAGACTGTTCCTGTGGCACCTCGTACTCGTCTGGCCAGCAGTGAAGAGATGACTGCAGCCATCCAGCTGGTTCAGGATCACCTCCACAGCCTGGCCCCCAGGGTTCCTTCCTACAACTCCACAGAACTACCTCCTTCGAGAGCACCTG CTCCAGCGAGATCTTTAGCCTCCCGCCTCCAGTTGGACTTAGCAGAGAGAAATGACGGAGGAGAGCAAAGTCACTATG GCGTTGAGGTTGCTGCAGGCAGTGATTCAAAGACATTTGACACCCGCTCCTTCATAATGAGTCGACCGCAGCTGCAACAACCTGCAGCCGGAAGCCAGCAGCGTCTTCAGGCAAGGGAGGAAGTCCATTCTGCTATACCACGCACTGTCCAGGCTGGGTACACACT TAAGGAGCGTGGTGACACTGCCAGTCCCAAGTTTATAGTGACATTAGATGGGGTACCAAGCCCTCTGGGGATTCTCGCAGACTGTGAAATGGAGTTGGATGACGTCAGACCACCCACAAAGGTCACAGAGGCGACGGTTCAGGTCAACAGGGAGCCCAAAGTTAGCATCCTTCAGAGACTACAGGGAGTAGTCACATCATCAGAAG ATGATGTGATGGACATTGATATGTCGGAGGAGGACGCTGTCCCTTTAAAGAAACAGAAGGTGTTGGAGCGCTGCAAGTTCTGGCCTGTTTGTAAAAGTGGAGACGAGTGCTCGTACCATCACCCTACTACACAGTGCAA gaCTTTTCCCAACTGCAAGTTTGGGGATAAATGCCTTTTCGTTCATCCTAATTGTAAATACGACGCCAGGTGTAGTAAGCCGGAGTGTCCCTTCACTCACGTCAGCCGCAGAAGCACAGTTGCTCCTCCACCCAGGCCTG CAATGCAGCCAGTGCAGAATACTACTGTGTGTCGCTTCTTCCCAGACTGCAAGAAGATGGAGTGTCCGTTTTATCATCCGAAG CCTTGTCGCTTCGCGGGGCAGTGCAAACGAGCCGGATGTACCTTCTACCACCCGACCACATCTGTGCCTCCAAGACACGCCCTGAAGTggacaaagacacagagcag cTAA
- the zc3h14 gene encoding zinc finger CCCH domain-containing protein 14 isoform X2: MEIGTEISKKIRAAIKGKLQELGAYIDEELPDYIMVMVANKKTSQQMADDLSLFLGNNTIKFTTWLQGVLEKLRTVAVEPASVRHQLQSDSGAVAGKRRSSLSEDIRAEELKVLTVSSSRSDRTEARVSSSAHENRRGTTERSSSRLTSTVKPLMELLPSEAVIDIKPEMDDDFIAEDPVEIGTSHGRTRGAAGRPTAEIYRPGQSKFTSATSADTCRATEGSSHSRQQDSRSSRTSRMGSSKEELSRKRKAPVASSVVRVNRAADEDSDDVEEEETGYGGRGVSSRVSLPSKPERKPTLPPAKQANRNLILKAISEAQDSITKTTAYPTIPQRQTVPVAPRTRLASSEEMTAAIQLVQDHLHSLAPRVPSYNSTELPPSRAPAPARSLASRLQLDLAERNDGGEQSHYGVEVAAGSDSKTFDTRSFIMSRPQLQQPAAGSQQRLQAREEVHSAIPRTVQAGYTLKERGDTASPKFIVTLDGVPSPLGILADCEMELDDVRPPTKVTEATVQVNREPKVSILQRLQGVVTSSEDDVMDIDMSEEDAVPLKKQKVLERCKFWPVCKSGDECSYHHPTTQCKTFPNCKFGDKCLFVHPNCKYDARCSKPECPFTHVSRRSTVAPPPRPAMQPVQNTTVCRFFPDCKKMECPFYHPKPCRFAGQCKRAGCTFYHPTTSVPPRHALKWTKTQSS; this comes from the exons ATGGAGATTGGGACAGAGATAAGCAAGAAGATACGA gCTGCTATCAAGGGCAAGCTTCAAGAGCTCGGTGCTTATATTG ATGAGGAGCTTCCTGACTATATCATGGTGATGGTAGCGAACAAGAAAACCTCCCAACAGATGGCCGACGACCTTTCGCTCTTCCTGGGAAACAACACCATTAAATTCACAACCTG gttaCAGGGTGTCCTAGAGAAGTTGAGAACTGTTGCAGTCG AGCCTGCATCCGTCAGACATCAGCTCCAGTCTGACAGTGGTGCGGTGGCTGGGAAGAGGCGGTCATCTTTGAGTGAAGACAtcagagcagaggagctgaaggtgCTGACGGTGTCCAGCTCTCGCTCTGATAGGACTGAAGCACGTGTGTCCAGTTCCGCTCATGAAAACAG GAGAGGCACCACGGAGAGGAGTTCCTCTCGACTCACCTCCACTGTGAAGCCCCTCATGGAGCTGCTCCCCTCAGAAGCTGTCATTGACATCAAACCGGAGATGGATGATGACTTCATCGCAGAGGACCCAGTGGAAATAGGTACCAGCCATGGTCGAACACGCGGCGCTGCTGGTAGACCCACAGCTGAAATCTACAGACCGGGTCAGAGCAAGTTTACATCTGCAACCTCTGCAGACACCTGTCGAGCCACAGAAGGATCCTctcacagcaggcagcaggacagcagaagcagcagaaccTCCAGAATGGGATCCAGTAAG GAGGAGTTGTCACGGAAACGTAAGGCGCCAGTCGCAAGTTCGGTGGTGCGAGTGAACCGAGCAGCAGACGAGGACAGCGATGAcgtggaagaggaggaaacaggctACGGAGGAAGAGGCGTGTCCAGTAGAGTGTCCTTGCCCTCCAAACCAGAGCGCAA acCTACTCTTCCTCCAGCCAAGCAAGCCAACAGGAATCTGATACTGAAGGCTATCTCTGAGGCTCAGGACTCAATCACCAAAACCACAGCCTACCCCACAA TACCACAGAGGCAGACTGTTCCTGTGGCACCTCGTACTCGTCTGGCCAGCAGTGAAGAGATGACTGCAGCCATCCAGCTGGTTCAGGATCACCTCCACAGCCTGGCCCCCAGGGTTCCTTCCTACAACTCCACAGAACTACCTCCTTCGAGAGCACCTG CTCCAGCGAGATCTTTAGCCTCCCGCCTCCAGTTGGACTTAGCAGAGAGAAATGACGGAGGAGAGCAAAGTCACTATG GCGTTGAGGTTGCTGCAGGCAGTGATTCAAAGACATTTGACACCCGCTCCTTCATAATGAGTCGACCGCAGCTGCAACAACCTGCAGCCGGAAGCCAGCAGCGTCTTCAGGCAAGGGAGGAAGTCCATTCTGCTATACCACGCACTGTCCAGGCTGGGTACACACT TAAGGAGCGTGGTGACACTGCCAGTCCCAAGTTTATAGTGACATTAGATGGGGTACCAAGCCCTCTGGGGATTCTCGCAGACTGTGAAATGGAGTTGGATGACGTCAGACCACCCACAAAGGTCACAGAGGCGACGGTTCAGGTCAACAGGGAGCCCAAAGTTAGCATCCTTCAGAGACTACAGGGAGTAGTCACATCATCAGAAG ATGATGTGATGGACATTGATATGTCGGAGGAGGACGCTGTCCCTTTAAAGAAACAGAAGGTGTTGGAGCGCTGCAAGTTCTGGCCTGTTTGTAAAAGTGGAGACGAGTGCTCGTACCATCACCCTACTACACAGTGCAA gaCTTTTCCCAACTGCAAGTTTGGGGATAAATGCCTTTTCGTTCATCCTAATTGTAAATACGACGCCAGGTGTAGTAAGCCGGAGTGTCCCTTCACTCACGTCAGCCGCAGAAGCACAGTTGCTCCTCCACCCAGGCCTG CAATGCAGCCAGTGCAGAATACTACTGTGTGTCGCTTCTTCCCAGACTGCAAGAAGATGGAGTGTCCGTTTTATCATCCGAAG CCTTGTCGCTTCGCGGGGCAGTGCAAACGAGCCGGATGTACCTTCTACCACCCGACCACATCTGTGCCTCCAAGACACGCCCTGAAGTggacaaagacacagagcag cTAA